The Zea mays cultivar B73 chromosome 7, Zm-B73-REFERENCE-NAM-5.0, whole genome shotgun sequence DNA segment acaaccaaatagatcaaatcctctcccaactccacacaaagctctagtgattagagagagagatttgttgtgttcttttgagctcttgcgcttggattgcttctttctctcattctttcttgcgatcaactcaactgtaaccgaggcaagagacaccaattgtgtggtggtccttgcggggaagtttggttcccatttgattgcgaagagaagctcactcggtccgagggaccgtttgagagagggaaagggttgaaagagacccggtctttgtgaccacctcaacggggagtaggtttgcaagaaccgaacctcggtaaaacaaatccttgtgtctcacttcttattcgctcacgatttgttttgtgccctctctctcagacttgtttctatttctaacgttaacccggcttgtagttgtgcttaagttgttaaatttcagattcgccttattcacccccactctaggcgactttcactaagcAACCCGTGGGACCTTAAGATATGTCGGTAGAAATCGGACGAGATCCTGAGGGTTACATCTAGTGCTTCTCGTGGCAATGCAAGAAGGTTACCAACCTCACGGACGTTGACATTATCAGCGCTTTCATTTTAGGGACCGCTAACGAGACCCTGGTGCATAAGTTACGGTGGAAGAGCGTGCGAACAACGAAGGAACTTCTTGACATCATGACTAGCCATGCAGCGGGAGAAGACACGGTGGGAGCAATATTCGATCACCGCAAGCGGCAGGCCAAGCGCGGCAAGGAGTTTGATGAGGTTTTTGGTAGCTAGCCTGACAAAAGGAAGAAGAGAGATCGACAATGGTAGGTCAAAATGTTGGTGGTTGCGACAGGCCAGAAGGAAAGGAAGCCCCCAACTGAGGAGGCTACTAACCATTTCAAGAAACTCCTAGAGGCCCCCTGTCCGAACCATCGTTACCTACTACGACATGCCTAGTCGCCTACAAGGATTGCGGGTTGCTTAGGAAATTCCTAAGCAAGGAAGCAGCGCCCGAGAAGGGACCCGAGCCCCGTAAGGACGAAGACCCGAGGAGATGAGGCCCCACATTCCCTGATGAAACCATCTATCTTTTGATCTTTGGGGGGTACTACTACTACACCTCAAGAAAATGTCAAAAGCTCGAACAACGTGAGGTATTCAATGCCCGGTAGGTGGCCCTAGTTGCCTTCAATCGGTCCGACCACGCCATTGCCTTCAATCGGTCCGACCACCCCGAGCTCATTTTCTGGTTGGGTCGATACCCGCttatcgtcgaccccatcgttggTACGATACTATTGGTCAAAGTGCTCATAGACGGAGGCAGCGAACTCAACATTCTCTACTCTGCCATGTATGATGCCATGAATCTCGGCCGTGACCTTCTCCGCCTGTCCGGGAGGCCATTTCATGCCATCATGCCAAGAGTGCATGTAACCTCGCTCGGACGGATTGACTTGCCAGTAACTTTCGAGACACAGCCAACTTCAAGACTGAGACCCTAACCTTTGAAGTGGTCGATTTATATGGGACCTATCATGCCATCCTCGGAAGGCggtgctacgtgaagttcatggtcgtccccaactatacCTACCTAAGCTTAAGATGTCCGGCCCACTGGGAACCATCACTGTGGGCACCACGACGCAATGCGCGTACGAATGCAAGGTCGAATGTTGTGACTTGGTCAAGAAAGCCACCACAGCTCAAGAGATATCGGAGGAACTCCAAACCGTCGGCGAGCAGGCCCCGATGTGAAGAGGGCGAGAACGACCTTCAAGATAGCGAATGACGCGAAGGGAGTGCCGCTAGGCCCCAGGCGACCCAATGTGCAGATGGCGCGCATAGGGTCCATGTCCCCTCCTGAATAGGAGGGTGCGCTTGTCAACTCCCTTCGCAAGGAGAAGAACACCTCTATGCGGAAGCTCACCGGTGCGAGGGGCATCCCGAAAGAAACCGCTGATCACTCTTCATGGATTGGTCCTGGCTCACGTCGACCAGGGCAGTTGGCCGACTCGTTGACGGACCGAAAGGAGAGCATGAAATGGAAGACATGCGTCGGTCGCGCTGGCCTCGAAAGGCATAATTCAGatgaacccccccccccccccccccccccccccccctgagcCATTCCTACCTCCCGACCCTGGAACAACCGTTCATGGCTAAAAGACAGGCTAGCCTCTCAAAAATCTTTTTGCATCCTTTACGTTTTTTTCTCACTAACATACTTCCTGCCTTTCTTGTGCACACAACTGACGCAGGACCTCGAGAAAACTGGAGGAAATGAAAGTCGACAAGGCCACCCTTTAGAACACCCCCGCTTTAGAAATCGAGCGAACATCGGGGGCTATGGGTGTAAATGGTAAGGATATTATTCGAGCATCCGACCGTCCGAAAAGGCTAATTATCTAACTGGATAGTTTTTCGGATATCCACAGAATTTTTGGATTCGGGTTCGGATAGTACAGTTCGGATATCGGATACGGATATGAGATGACTCATATCTTACCCGATTTTGTATTTCGGATAGTTACATGTAAAATCACCCTAAATATCCAAGTTTCgatataatcaatacttcactttaccatttttatATGGGAACTTGAGGTTATGTTCTTATATGATGTTTATTGGTCGATActggaatattttatgaatttaattgcattttgataattttctgtagaataataataataatacacaaatagtctcGAAAATTCATGAAATTTGATGGAGGGGCAATATATGCCCATAGAGCATCCTCAAAAATGTTTGGGCCATAAAATCCAAAAATTGCCAACGTTTCTTTAAATTCACTTTCACTTGTTgcgtgagttacatgtgaaatcatcCTAAGTATCCAaattttaacataatcaatactttactttatcattttcacatgGAAACTTGAAGTTATCTCCTTATAGgatgtttattagttttggtaacttatttgccatTTTTGGCCGACATTAGaatattttatggatttaattatattttgatgTTTTTGTACAGAAAGAAAATAATAATGCACAAATAGcctaaaaattcatgaattttgaCGGAGGGGCAACATATGTCCATATAGAATTctaaaaaatgtttggaccaTAAATTTCATAATGTGCTAGAGATTCTTTCATTTCACTTCCACTTATTacgtgagttacatgtgaaatcaccataagtatccaagtttcaacataatcaatgctTCGCTTTATCATTTTTACATTATCATTTTCACATAGGGACTTAAGATTATCTTTAATAGAATGTTTATTGGTCCTGGTAACTTATTTGAATTTTTTGGTAGACACTAAAttatttttatgaatttaattgcattttgGTGATTTTctgtagaaataaattaataatacacaaatagccttagaaattcatgAAATTTGACAGAGGGTCAACATTTGTCCACataaaattctaaaaaatgtTTGGGCCATAAAGTCCATAAGATGTCAGTGATTTTTTTATTTCACATCCACTTGTTgcatgagttacacgtgaaatcacctTAAGTattcaagtttcaacataatctatACTATACTTTACCATTTTCATGTAGAgacttgaggttatcttcttatggaatgtttattagtcttggtaacttatttgcaatttttggttGACACTAGAATATTTTATGGATTTAAATGCATTTCAATGATTTTTtgcagaaataaattaataatacataaatagtCTCATAAATTCATAAAATTTGGTGTAGGGGCAACATATGTCCATATAGCATCTAAAAATGTTTGAACCATAAAATACACAAGATGccaacaattattttatttcaTTTCCACTTGTTTgtgtgagttacatgtgaaatcaccGTAAACATACAAGTTTCAACAAACAATACTTCatttttatcattttcatgtgggcaCTTGATGTTATATTCTTGTAGAATATTTATTAGTCttgataacttatttgcaattttcggtcgacactaaaatattttatgaatttaattgcattttaACGATTTTCTACTTAAAGAAATTAATAACACTCaaaatagccttagaaattcatgGAATTTTATGGAGGCGTAGCATACTCTACATATAATCCTCAAAAATGTTTGGACTAAAGTAGGGGCTAAATGATTACAATTATGATATGTGTGGAATGGTGTCTTACACGATATTGGAcaaaaaatatttgttaccgACACTATCCGTGTCTGACTAGTTCCGTATTCGACCCACGACTATCTGTATTTGTATTCGAGAACATCCATATTTGTATTTGTATTTGAAGGTATCCATATTCGAATTcgaataaaaatatgaaaacagaTATGATTTCATTGATATTCGTCCGTATTCGATCCGATTACACCCCTACCGGGGGCGTCCATCCTGGTAAGGTCTCAAACTCATTTCATTCCTTTGGCGGGGATCGAAAAACCCATGACAGTATTGCCGTGGACTCTGGGGTCCGAAAGGCCGGTCCATGAAGGGCTCGCGGCCGCCCCAGAGAGCGAGGGGGCAGTTGGTGATGGGCACACTAGCAGCCAGGACCTTGATGCGCGGAGCGCTAGGGGCATGACCAGCTCGTTATTTGAGAACTATTAGAGAAACATTTTTTGTTTACTTCTTAAATTTAAGATTTAGAAAGTGGTTTATAGAATTATTGGAGTTGCTTTTAGAAGTCTTAATTTAAAAATAGATTCTAAGTTGATTAATTTACGCCTCTTAGATGTCCTGGTCCTCTCAGACTATATATACATGCCTAATTCTGACGGTAACATGTCTAACAATAATATATTTGGGGATGATGTATTTGTGTTCGCCGATTTTTTAGAACAGTGATTGACTCTGATTTATATTGCAAGCGAGTAACAAAATGCATGGTCTAGAGACAGTGAAACCATCCTAAGGTCACATTTTGACAAGATGTTTTTTTGTTGGCATAAAGTCATACATCCAGCGCAGAAGCTTCTTGATGAACTGGTCATGGTTCTCACTTTGGTCATTGGAGCTTTCGGTACTAGCCCCCTTAATCGTGTTGCGAGGACGGACATAGGAACAACCAAACTAGTAGATCATCAGCTTCAGACCTAGATGGTGACCACAAAACGTGCAAGGGACTTCTGTGCTCGCTACAATTTGCTGATACCTCCTAATCCCAAACCTCAAAAGTCAAGCCCAAGCTTGGTTTTGCTGATAACCCCAAACCTCAAAAGTTAAGCCCAAGCTTGGTGAGCACGGGATGCATCTCGTATGTGCGTTGCAGATGTGGACGTGTATCAGTGTTCTGTCTAAAGTCCCATCTCCTGGGTTTGGCCGCCTTCTCATGCTAGCAAATATTTATGCAATGCCCTCTCCTTCGTGCTATGGCATGTGAACCCAGACTCACCTAACTCTGCTGCAACAAGCAGCCAACAACCCAAGCGATACTGAACTACACACATTGAATTAAACCTCATACATACCACGGTAGTTGTATATACATATATCTCCCAAATACACTATTCTCATGAGATCCCTGATGGAGCATAAAAGCAAAAGCAGCTCAACATGAACATACTATGTTTTTTTTTACTTTTTTTTTTCAAACTTAAGACTTGTCTCGGTTATTCCTTTCTCGGACCATCTTCGTGTAATGAGACGCAACTCTTATTCTTCTTAATACAGAGACCCAACTCTCTTGCGTTTTCGAGAAAAAAAGCACAGCTATCCTTTTTTTTCTTTCAAACTTAAGAAAACAACGAATTCTAAATGTAACTGCAGTACAAGCCTAACTGAGTTTGCGCATTGCAGAACAGATAAAATACCACAAAGGAAAAGGAGGGTGCCACCCATGACATCCCCCAACAATGGACTACCATGTCATAATCATATGAATAACTAATTCAATAACAAAAGCACAGCTTCCTGTGAGTTACATAGCAAACCTGACCAAAACAAGAACTAGAGTATGCAAACCGCAGAGGGCTACCAGCCTTGTGAAAAGAATAGGCTTGTATGAATAGCTTCACAACCAGGAAGCAGACTCTTTCAGGTGTAAAAAATGCAATATAACAAATCCATGTAGTGTATCCCATGCAGCAATTGACCTGCAGAGTGGAATCGATTAAAACATTCAGTAAGGACAGCACTTAAGAGGATAACAATTGGACAAATTTGGTCGAACGTTAAATACAAGAACTTAATGCCGTCATGATAACCTGGCTACTTTGAATGCATAGAAGCAACTGAAATCAATTATTGAAATATCATCACAGTAGTTGAGAAAAGAATTTCATAAGGAGATACATATCATCTGACTTGAATTAGTTACAAAGGTCAAGGACCCATGGCACAAACAATGACTCGTAGTCTGGTACTCCATAGTAAAACTGTACAAAGGAACACCAAACTTGTGTTGGACTCAATAAATCCACAACCTCTTAAGATGATCTGAGGCTGAGCGGCTTCAAGCAAACATGCTTAAATACTTTAAGGCCACCTTAAAAGGAGTTTTATAGTCAGTTCACACCAATGGTAAAATTTGCCTACTACCTAGGTTAAAGTCCCTCAAACAGATCATGAAAAATGTACAGCTGGTACAGTAGCCccataagggctagtttgggaacactaatttcccatgagattttcattttcccaagggaaaatgaactaatttcccttgggaaaatgaaaatcccaCGGGAAATTAgtgctcccaaactagccctaaaattaTTGTACGTAGCAGTGACTGTATCCCTGTTATAATGTTGCACCTATGGATGCACATTTTTGAACATTTGATGGATTAATGATGTACTGTTGCCCCTTTGAATGCACAATCAGAAAGCAATAAAGTTCATATATTAAAGAATGTGAATTTAATCAGTAAGTACTAACAACTATTGACGATAAAAGTGGAAACAGCAGCAAGTTTGTGCTGGGGATCGGGGACTCGAGAATCCTAGTGCTGGACTATGTTAAGAAAATATTTTTCTTGGAAAAAACACACAGCCAACTTGTGCACCACAAATTCACAATCAGATGACCACTACAACTGTCTTCAAAGCAAAGCACATCAATTGTCCCCCAAACCACATGGAATGGAAAAGATCCATTCCATAGTCACAAACATTTAATTAGAAAGTGCAAGGGGGCAGGTAAAGGAAAAATCAACAAATATCACAGTGCATAGTGCTTGTCGTATGAATAAAACTAATCTATTACAAGATAAAAATACAGTTATTGTACTCACCAAAAAAAGAGAAAAGTGTCACTGATAAAAAAGCATTGAAATCCAATATGATGTAGAACAACTTCATGAGTACTATATATGTTCAAGTGCAGTATGCAATTGTGGAACTCTTCGCCTAAATAATGGCTCAAGGCGAAATGATGGAACACCACGCAGCCACCGTTTAATGTCATACATTTCATTCCAGGCTTGAACAATTTCATCAATCTTGAAGCCCAAACCTACAAAGAAATTGGACAATCATAGTTAATACTTTCTCCACAGTAAGGGTGGGGATATGGAAACATTCAGCATAGCATACAACGCTCGACCACTAACAGTTACAGATTGTGCTATATAATCATCCTTTTCAGTTTTCACAATGTTCCCAAAAAAATGACCTCAAGGTAAAGAAATAAGCTGAAAGTGATTCAACACTTGATGAATGTGCAACATATAAACTTTTAAACAATGATAATAGGTGAACTCCCAACTGTAAAGGTCCAATAATTAATTTAACAAACTCAGTGGGACTACTACAAAGGATCCACAGAACAAATGGTATTCAACACAATTTAATTAACACTTTGCATAATCCCTTTACAATTCTTGTATTCTCCAGCAAAAATCAACAGTTTAGTTTTCACAGGACAAAAACAGTAAATTTATCTTACCATCTTGAGCAGTTTCATTGGCACAGTGGTTTTTCACCAGCACAGCAATATCTGTGGCAGAAGCTCCCCCAAGTTTGAACTTTTCAATAGCAGCCATCAAACAATCCTCCCACATTGGGAGACCTAATTTAAATTCCACAACTGAACGTTCATAAAGGAGCATACCCCATAAAATGTTTATCTGAGACCTTAAATTGGAAGCCTGTTCAGCCGCATCATCAGTGGATACATCCTTGATATACTCCTccaagcccatcttctctagcacaATATTCTCCTGGCTAGGTTTAGATCGATTCTTCAGACGCTGTTCTTCCATTTCCTCCCACATCTCTATACCTTTCTCAATATTATCCTCAGCTTTATTGAAGAGCTCCAGAATTTCAGAAGAACAGCTGTCCAAATCTGCATTACTACCAATTGCATAGTACCATGACAGTTTTGCTTGTTCAAACTGCTGGTGCGCCAGTGCAAGGAAACCTTCAAAAAAGTCCGGCTTGGCCTTCACGGCATCTTCATATCTTGTTCCAGCCTTATTGTATTCGTCCCTTGCCCATTCATATGCTTCCTTCACCTGCTCAAGCACCAATTCACTTGGGGAATCTCCTGATAGCAACAATCTCTTCCTGGCCCGGGACATGTGAACATTACCCCAGTGGAAAAATGCAAGTGCTGCCATCTCCTGAAAGTTTCCCTCAGCAAGATGAAACACCTCCTGGGCTTCCTCAGTAGTAATAGTGTCCTCGATTGCCTCAGTGTAGAGCTTCATACTGACCTCATGGAGGTCCAGGTACTCATCAGAGCTAATCCCAACATGGTTCTTGAAAAGCCGGGCGAATTGCACAATCCAATCATCAATACAGGTCACAGTGCTCCTGTCCTCATCCTGCCTATTGCTTCTAATACTTCCATTATCCGAATTGCTGTTTACATTTCTCTCCATATTGGTGTCGTCAACATAAGGTTCATGTTCCGGATCAGCCTCGGTAACATACAGCCGAAGTGAGCTCCCAGCCTCAGCCAACTCCTCAGCCCATTTCAGCTCATCCTGGTTGGTGATTGTCACAAGATCACCCTCCTTGTCCTTGTACTTGACAAGAACAGCCTTCAGTCCAGGAAACTTGCTCCGGACGGCCTCGCGCAGCTGTGCCATGCTGCAGCTCGCCGGCACCTGAGCCCACCTTATGTCCTCCCCAAACACGAGTTTCACCTGCCTTGGctgctcctccacctcctccttgatAGCTTCCGCAATCTTCTGTTCATCGACCTCCTCCACAGCAGCAGCCGCAGCCTTGGCAGCGAACTTCCGTCCTCCCCTCTTCTTGCGCGGTTTCTGCTTGGGTGCAGCGGCCACCACCTCCTCCGGCGTGGGCATGATCTCCTTGTCGTCCAGAACGATTCCCTTCTCCTCCATAGTCTTCTTGATCCTGTCGGATACATCCAGCGCAGTAAGGTTGTTGGGCTCCAGAGCGAGCACCTTGTTGACGTCCCTGCACGCGAGGTCGAGCCTGCCCAGAGCCT contains these protein-coding regions:
- the LOC103633129 gene encoding protein PHOX1, with product MGKPSLKKKRASGGGKSGDHGGKPASLERSGSKVLDGDETLFTDMAQEHKEEGNKLFQRRDYDRALLNYDKAIKLLPRAHPDVAYLHSNIAACYMQMSPPDYYRAINECNIALEASPKYTKALLKRARCFEALGRLDLACRDVNKVLALEPNNLTALDVSDRIKKTMEEKGIVLDDKEIMPTPEEVVAAAPKQKPRKKRGGRKFAAKAAAAAVEEVDEQKIAEAIKEEVEEQPRQVKLVFGEDIRWAQVPASCSMAQLREAVRSKFPGLKAVLVKYKDKEGDLVTITNQDELKWAEELAEAGSSLRLYVTEADPEHEPYVDDTNMERNVNSNSDNGSIRSNRQDEDRSTVTCIDDWIVQFARLFKNHVGISSDEYLDLHEVSMKLYTEAIEDTITTEEAQEVFHLAEGNFQEMAALAFFHWGNVHMSRARKRLLLSGDSPSELVLEQVKEAYEWARDEYNKAGTRYEDAVKAKPDFFEGFLALAHQQFEQAKLSWYYAIGSNADLDSCSSEILELFNKAEDNIEKGIEMWEEMEEQRLKNRSKPSQENIVLEKMGLEEYIKDVSTDDAAEQASNLRSQINILWGMLLYERSVVEFKLGLPMWEDCLMAAIEKFKLGGASATDIAVLVKNHCANETAQDGLGFKIDEIVQAWNEMYDIKRWLRGVPSFRLEPLFRRRVPQLHTALEHI